The Sesamum indicum cultivar Zhongzhi No. 13 linkage group LG6, S_indicum_v1.0, whole genome shotgun sequence genome has a segment encoding these proteins:
- the LOC105165496 gene encoding kinesin-like protein KIN-14Q — protein sequence MEDFEWHDPLLITDVSCLKQQDQSQAHSQTPCEFPTLCRFQTSIMENPDDCSPTKIDGHSMLGFSLTSPDLVCVGSPDITNQRYEESPRFFMGEGIDVSLENGIEGSEIRDSFKASAEKVGDLCTTSFELVAPPLVEEDLAEHSTTVIGINVGSTRRVQFEGGIEFSEDSNFNGGDIVNTEDSILGDGEGVSLYQSARFGDFSYYFQNLETGTYIVELHFAEIVFTEGPPGMRVFDVFLQEQKVISCLDIYARVGANMPLVISDLKTYINLDKALFIRFEGVIGSPIVSGIFVRKDSSESSGEVKVSKELGVTNMPWSELSNDAENCSSDGELHRLRIEHALQKKELSDIKRVLEELRRENELKSRECQEAWTSLKELQNELMRKSMHVGSLAFAIEGQVKEKGRWFSSLRDLTRKLKIMKMDHIRLSEDASLFKQYLAEMEDVRSIVQTTMNQHVQLHEDVKMKFLQADKEKKELYNKVLELKGNIRVFCRCRPLNSEEIDGGASVAVDFEAAKDGELIVKSNGISKKTFKFDAVFSPEADQVEVFEETAPLAVSVLDGYNVCVFAYGQTGTGKTFTMEGTNEARGVNYRTLEKLFDIIEERKNTFRYEVSVSVLEVYNEQIRDLLVSDSQTGLSAKRLEIKQVGEGGHHVPGLVEAHVNNVSEVWEVLRTGSNGRAVGSTNANEHSSRSHCIYCVMVKGDNLLNGECTRSKLWLVDLAGSERIAKTEVQGERLKETQNINRSLSALGDVISALATRSPHIPFRNSKLTHLLQDSLGGDSKTLMFVQISPNENDLTETLCSLNFASRVCGIELGPAKKQIDKSELFKYKQMAEKLRQDLKSKEFQVKKLEDTNYGLEVKIKERDVKNRNLQDKIKELESQLLVERKLARQHVDSRIAEQLQQQRQEMKQQQEEHNCEPVRAPLATKILGAPKSSQFESKDQVNITCSDENEEFSFCPLPTDGCAKNSSSVDKENNPEITEQQLRLPKQTGRVSLCPTFQRISAAPAPRRNSLIPLPSLPGAARLPPSFLPLTPIQADKVEDTGVEITCLPEQIPCDSPKDQRNRSKKLSSAIRRSLQKKIHMKSPMQPPLRRVGVNVGTEKLRVSIGGRGRMGQRVFLGTARRAVAKDTQQKQSQREKERGWNIGTATRTLL from the exons ATGGAAGATTTTGAATGGCATGACCCACTTCTTATAACTGATGTTTCTTGCCTGAAACAACAAGATCAAAGTCAAGCTCATAGTCAAACTCCTT GCGAGTTTCCGACTTTGTGTAGATTTCAAACTTCAATTATGGAAAACCCAGATGACTGTAGTCCCACCAAGATTGATG GTCATTCAATGTTGGGATTTTCGTTGACGTCGCCTGATTTAGTATGTGTGGGTTCACCTGATATTACTAACCAAAGGTATGAAGAATCACCTCGATTTTTTATGGGTGAAGGAATTGATGTCTCGTTAGAAAATGGGATTGAAGGGTCTGAAATCAGGGACTCGTTTAAGGCCTCAGCTGAAAAGGTGGGAGATTTATGTACAACTTCTTTTGAGCTTGTTGCACCACCATTAGTTGAAGAGGATTTGGCAGAACATTCTACTACTGTTATTGGGATTAATGTGGGATCCACTAGGAGAGTTCAGTTTGAAGGTGGGATAGAGTTTTCAGAGGATAGTAATTTCAATGGAGGAGATATTGTAAACACGGAAGATTCCATTTTAGGGGATGGAGAAGGCGTTAGTCTTTACCAGAGTGCACGATTTGGGGATTTTTCCTATTACTTTCAGAATTTAGAGACTGGGACATACATTGTTGAGCTGCATTTCGCGGAGATTGTGTTCACTGAAGGTCCTCCAGGGATGAGAGTCTTTGATGTTTTCCTACAAGAGCAAAAG GTCATATCTTGTTTGGATATTTATGCACGTGTTGGTGCAAATATGCCCCTGGTGATATCTGATCTTAAAACTTACATCAACCTGGACAAGGCATTATTCATTAGATTTGAAGGGGTGATTGGAAGCCCAATAGTTAGTGGcatttttgttagaaaagatTCTTCTGAGA GTTCTGGAGAGGTCAAAGTATCCAAAGAACTGGGAGTCACAAACATGCCATGGAGCGAGTTGTCTAAT gATGCTGAAAATTGTTCCAGTGATGGAGAATTACATAGGCTGCGCATTGAACATGCATTACAGAAGAAAGAACTCTCAGACATAAAGAGGGTGTTGGAGGAGCTTAGGAGGGAAAATGAGCTCAAGAGTAGAGAATGTCAGGAAGCTTGGACATCTTTGAAAGAACTTCAAAATGAGCTTATGCGGAAATCAATGCACGTTGGATCACTGG CATTTGCAATTGAAGGCCAAGTGAAAGAAAAGGGCAGATGGTTTTCATCACTACGAGACTTGACAAGAAAGTTGAAG ATTATGAAGATGGACCATATCAGGCTTTCAGAAGATGCTTCACTCTTCAAGCAGTACCTTGCAGAGATGGAGGATGTCAGATCAATTGTTCAGACTACAA TGAATCAGCATGTCCAATTACATGAAGATGTCAAAATGAAGTTCCTCCAGGCAGACAAGGAGAAGAAAGAACTTTATAACAAAGTTTTGGAACTAAAAG GAAACATTAGAGTATTTTGCCGTTGTCGGCCTTTGAACAGTGAAGAGATTGATGGAGGAGCTTCGGTGGCAGTTGACTTTGAAGCTGCAAAGGATGGGGAACTAATTGTCAAATCAAATGGGATATCAAAGAAGACATTTAAGTTTGATGCTGTTTTCAGTCCAGAAGCCGACCAAG TTGAAGTTTTTGAGGAAACAGCTCCACTGGCAGTTTCAGTTCTAGATGGATATAATGTTTGCGTATTTGCTTATGGGCAAACCGGAACTGGGAAAACTTTTACGATGGAGGGAACAAATGAAGCCCGTGGAGTTAACTATAGAACTCTTGAGAAGCTATTTGACATCATTGAGGAGCGAAAGAACACATTCCGATATGAAGTATCAGTGAGTGTTCTGGAGGTCTATAATGAGCAGATACGGGATTTACTAGTTTCAGATTCACAGACTGGTTTGAGTGCAAAGAG GCTTGAGATAAAACAAGTAGGCGAGGGAGGACATCATGTTCCAGGATTAGTTGAAGCTCATGTGAACAATGTGAGTGAGGTCTGGGAAGTCCTCCGGACAGGCAGTAATGGTAGGGCTGTGGGATCAACTAATGCCAATGAACACAGTAGCCGATCGCATTG CATATACTGTGTAATGGTGAAGGGAGACAACCTACTTAATGGAGAATGCACTAGAAGCAAGCTGTGGCTGGTTGACTTGGCAGGAAGCGAGAGGATAGCTAAGACAGAAGTGCAGGGAGAAAGATTAAAAGAAACTCAGAATATCAATAGATCACTTTCTGCCCTTGGAGATGTGATATCTGCTCTTGCAACAAGAAGCCCGCATATTCCCTTCAG GAATTCCAAACTCACTCACTTGCTTCAAGATTCTTTAG GGGGAGATTCAAAGACATTGATGTTTGTGCAGATCAGTCCCAATGAAAATGATTTGACGGAGACCCTTTGCTCGTTAAATTTTGCTAGTAGAGTTTGTGGAATAGAGCTGGGCCCTGCAAAGAAGCAAATCGACAAGAGTGAGCTCTTCAAATACAAACAAATG GCTGAAAAACTGAGACAAGATTTGAAGAGTAAAGAATTTCAAGTCAAGAAGTTGGAGGATACCAACTATGGTCTTGAGGTAAAGATAAAGGAGAGAGATGTGAAAAACAGAAACTTGCAAGACAAG ATCAAAGAATTGGAATCGCAACTATTGGTGGAAAGAAAGCTAGCACGGCAGCATGTGGACTCCAGAATAGCAGAACAGCTGCAGCAGCAACGACAAGAAATGAAACAACAGCAAGAGGAGCATAACTGTGAACCAGTGAGAGCACCACTTGCAACTAAAATACTTGGCGCACCTAAATCATCTCAATTTGAAAGCAAAGACCAAGTGAACATCACTTGTTCTGATGAAAACGAAGAATTCTCCTTTTGCCCACTTCCCACTGATGGATGTGCCAAGAACAGTAGCTCAGtggataaagaaaataatcctGAGATAACTGAACAACAACTACGGTTGCCAAAGCAGACAGGTAGAGTCTCTCTTTGTCCAACCTTTCAAAGGATTTCTGCTGCACCAGCTCCACGACGCAACTCTCTCATTCCACTGCCAAGTTTACCAGGAGCAGCTCGGTTACCTCCCTCCTTTCTGCCATTGACTCCAATTCAAGCTGATAAGGTAGAAGATACTGGAGTTGAAATTACATGTTTGCCTGAACAGATACCTTGTGATAGTCCCAAAGATCAAAGAAACAGAAGTAAGAAGCTAAGTAGTGCAATAAGAAGAAGCCTTCAGAAGAAAATACACATGAAGTCTCCAATGCAGCCACCCCTTAGAAGAGTAGGCGTAAATGTCGGTACGGAGAAGCTCAGAGTCTCAATTGGGGGCCGTGGGAGAATGGGCCAAAGAGTGTTTCTTGGCACTGCTAGAAGAGCAGTAGCAAAGGATACTCAGCAGAAGCAAAgccaaagagaaaaagaaagaggatgGAACATTGGAACAGCAACAAGAACTCTTTTATAG
- the LOC105165497 gene encoding serine/threonine-protein kinase WAG1, protein MEQEDSVYYLADSDLDLSFTSVATTDRSLSARSSLARSSLTLSLVPPSTAVPNCHPRPHRRHDNPNWAAIHAATTLSSDGSLHLRHLKLLRLVGSGNLGRVFLCRLRDYDHANFALKVVDRDSLTSKKLSHVQTEAEILSSLDHPFLPTLYAHLEVSHYTCLLMDYCPNGDLHALLRKQPSNRLPIQAVRFFVAEVLLALEYLHAQGIVYRDLKPENILIREDGHIMLSDFDLCFHSDVSPKLDSRTQIKVFSNSCFGDRRREERVTEFVAEPTSAFSRSCVGTHEYLAPELVSGNGHGNGVDWWAFGVLIYELLYGTTPFKGGSKESTLRNIASTREVRFPAVEGEREEAGMAEARDLIEKLLVKDPRRRLGCTTGATDIKRHPFFNGIKWPLIRTYRPPEVRGLAVKRSKSKAQLVGVASPRRRRCFWKRLSHLTRIKSSKYSLNSNHNYYSYVNHKV, encoded by the coding sequence ATGGAGCAAGAAGACTCTGTTTACTACTTAGCTGACTCCGACCTAGACCTCAGCTTCACCTCCGTCGCCACCACCGACCGCTCTCTCTCCGCCCGCAGCAGCTTGGCCCGCAGCAGCCTCACCCTCAGCTTAGTCCCGCCTTCCACTGCCGTTCCTAATTGCCACCCCCGCCCACACCGCCGCCATGACAACCCCAACTGGGCTGCCATTCATGCTGCCACCACTTTGTCTTCCGACGGCTCTCTCCACCTCCGCCACCTCAAGCTCCTCCGTCTCGTCGGATCCGGAAACCTCGGCCGTGTTTTCCTCTGTCGCCTCCGCGACTACGACCACGCCAACTTTGCCCTCAAAGTGGTCGACCGCGATTCCTTGACTTCCAAGAAACTCTCCCACGTTCAGACGGAGGCGGAAATCCTCTCCTCTCTCGACCACCCTTTTCTCCCGACGCTCTACGCCCACTTGGAGGTTTCTCACTATACTTGCCTCCTCATGGACTACTGCCCTAACGGCGACCTCCACGCTTTGCTCCGCAAACAGCCCTCTAACCGGCTGCCGATTCAGGCCGTCAGGTTCTTCGTTGCGGAGGTTCTCTTGGCTCTTGAGTATTTACACGCTCAGGGCATTGTGTACCGTGATCTGAAACCGGAGAACATATTAATCCGCGAGGATGGTCACATTATGCTGTCGGATTTTGATTTGTGTTTCCATTCTGATGTTTCGCCGAAACTGGATTCTCGGACCCAGATTAAGGTGTTTTCCAACTCGTGTTTCGGAGACCGGCGACGGGAAGAACGTGTGACGGAGTTCGTCGCCGAGCCAACGTCGGCGTTCTCGAGATCATGCGTCGGCACCCACGAATACTTGGCGCCGGAGTTAGTCAGCGGTAACGGTCATGGGAACGGAGTGGACTGGTGGGCGTTCGGGGTCTTGATTTATGAGTTGTTGTACGGGACGACGCCGTTCAAGGGCGGGAGCAAAGAGTCAACCCTGCGCAACATAGCGTCCACCAGAGAGGTGAGGTTTCCGGCGGtggaaggagagagagaggaggcAGGGATGGCGGAGGCCAGGGACTTGATCGAGAAATTGTTGGTGAAGGATCCCAGGAGGAGGCTAGGGTGCACTACGGGTGCGACGGATATCAAACGTCACCCGTTCTTTAACGGGATAAAGTGGCCGTTGATCAGGACGTACCGGCCGCCGGAAGTTCGTGGGCTGGCGGTGAAACGGAGTAAGAGCAAGGCCCAGCTGGTGGGCGTTGCATCCCCCAGGCGGCGGCGTTGCTTCTGGAAGAGGCTGAGCCATTTGACGAGGATTAAGTCGTCTAAGTACAGCTTAAATTCGAATCACAATTATTATTCGTACGTTAATCACAAAGTTTGA
- the LOC105165499 gene encoding leucine-rich repeat receptor-like serine/threonine-protein kinase At1g17230 gives MGGQMNLHLIILFSCAIILVQSLNEEGNILLEFKKPLTDPYLNLQNWNSSDSSPCNWTGIGCNLDYKVVSVHLSGLNLSGSLSSSICKLPFLMKLNLSQNFISGPIPYDFNCFQNLEVLDLCTNRFHCEFPTQLCNITSLRELYLCENYINGEIPDEIGNLISLEELVIYSNNLTGEIPSSIGKLKRLRIVRAGRNYLSGPLPVEINECESLAVLGLAENRLEGPFPSQLQKLKSLTTLILWNNLFDGEIPPEIGNFTGLEVLALNGNQFTGAIPKEIGRLAQLNKLYLYTNQLNGTIPIELANCSSAVEIDLSENRLTGFIPRNLGRISNLQLLYLFENHLQGHIPEELGQLKQLRKLDLSINNLTGSIPLEFQNLPFLKDFQLFNNHLNGIIPPFLGANSNLSIVDISKNNIVGSIPAHICKFQKLTFLSLGSNKLSGNIPHGLKTCKSLEQLMLGDNLLTGSLSVEYMKLQNLSALELHQNRFSGLIPSEVGNFRNIERLLLSHNHFTGHIPPEMGKLVKLAAFNVSFNRLFGGIPQQLGNCIKLERLDLSSNWFTGSLPGKLGMLVKLELLKISDNRFTGPIPGTLGGLVRLTELQMGGNFFSGSIPVELGQLTALQIALNISHNNLTGLIPSSLGNLRMLESLYLNDNQLSGEIPTSIGVLPSLMECNLSNNNLAGVVPNTPAFQKMDASNFGGNNGLCVLGSNHCHLFPSPSSAPNPGWLKETSEKEKIVTIVSFCIGVISLTFIVAVCWVMRSQRSTFASLEDQLKTDDLDSYYFPKEGFSYQDLVEATGNFSDTAIVGKGACGVVYKAVMTGGEVIAVKKLKSRGEGASADNSFRAEISTLGTIRHKNIVKLYGFCYHQDNNLILYEYMANGSLGEVLHGNETAGMLDWDARYRIALGAAEGLCYLHYDCKPQIIHRDIKSNNILLDEYFEAHVGDFGLAKLIDFSLSKSMSAVAGSYGYIAPEYAYTMKVTEKCDIYSFGVVLLELITGKSPVQPLEQGGDLVTWVRRSIQKLEIASQIFDQRIDLSSKRTIEEMSLVLKIALFCTSTSPLNRPTMREVIAMLIDAREGVTTSLPSPTSETPLDGEDFC, from the exons ATGGGAGGCCAAATGAATTTGCATTTGATAATACTGTTTTCTTGTGCGATCATTTTGGTTCAATCACTAAATGAAGAGGGAAATATACTTTTGGAGTTCAAAAAGCCTCTTACTGATCCTTATCTTAACCTCCAAAACTGGAATTCCTCAGACTCTAGTCCTTGCAATTGGACAGGCATAGGTTGTAACCTCGATTATAAGGTTGTCTCAGTACACCTTAGTGGCCTCAATTTGTCTGGTAGTTTATCTTCAAGCATTTGCAAGCTCCCTTTTTTGATGAAGCTGAATCTGTCACAAAACTTCATTTCTGGTCCCATTCCTTATGATTTCAATTGTTTCCAAAATCTTGAGGTTTTAGACCTCTGCACCAATAGGTTCCACTGTGAATTTCCAACCCAACTCTGCAATATTACATCCCTCAGAGAGCTCTATTTGTGtgagaattatataaatggaGAAATCCCAGATGAAATTGGAAACTTGATTTCCCTTGAGGAGCTTGTGATATACAGTAACAATCTAACGGGAGAGATTCCGTCCTCCATTGGCAAATTGAAGAGACTTAGGATTGTCAGGGCTGGTAGAAATTACTTATCAGGTCCTCTTCCagttgaaattaatgaatGTGAGAGTTTGGCTGTGTTAGGCTTGGCAGAAAATAGGCTAGAGGGTCCTTTCCCTTCTCAGCTGCAAAAGCTTAAGAGTCTCACCACCTTGATTCTTTGGAATAATCTTTTTGATGGTGAAATTCCTCCTGAGATAGGAAATTTTACTGGTTTGGAGGTGCTAGCCCTGAATGGGAATCAATTCACAGGAGCCATTCCCAAAGAAATTGGAAGACTGGCTCAGCTGAACAAACTGTATCTTTACACAAATCAATTGAATGGAACAATTCCAATTGAGTTAGCAAATTGTTCAAGTGCAGTTGAGATTGATCTTTCTGAGAATCGGTTGACGGGGTTCATCCCAAGAAACTTGGGTCGAATTTCTAATCTTCAGTTGCTTTATCTTTTTGAGAACCACCTCCAAGGACATATTCCTGAAGAGCTAGGGCAGTTGAAGCAACTGAGAAAACTTGATTTGTCCATAAATAACTTGACAGGTTCAATTCCTCTAGAGTTCCAAAATCTCCCATTCCTCAAAGACTTTCAGCTTTTCAATAATCATCTCAATGGTATCATCCCTCCGTTTCTTGGTGCTAACAGCAACCTCTCTATTGTTGACATTTCCAAGAATAATATTGTAGGCAGCATACCCGCCCATATAtgcaaatttcagaaattgacTTTTCTTAGCCTTGGATCGAATAAGTTGTCTGGTAACATTCCCCATGGCCTAAAGACTTGCAAATCGCTTGAGCAGCTAATGTTGGGAGACAACTTACTTACTGGAAGCCTTTCTGTTGAATACATGAAACTTCAGAACCTTTCAGCACTTGAGCTTCATCAAAATCGATTCTCAGGGCTTATACCTTCAGAAGTGGGAAATTTTAGGAACATAGAGAGACTCCTTCTGTCACATAACCATTTCACTGGCCACATTCCTCCTGAGATGGGCAAACTTGTCAAGCTTGCTGCTTTCAACGTCTCTTTTAACCGACTATTTGGTGGGATTCCTCAACAATTGGGCAATTGTATAAAGCTTGAGAGGCTTGATCTTAGCAGTAATTGGTTTACTGGCTCCCTCCCGGGCAAACTTGGAATGCTAGTGAAACTGGAACTGTTGAAGATATCTGATAATAGATTCACTGGACCAATACCAGGAACCTTAGGGGGTCTAGTTAGGTTGACAGAACTGCAAATGGGAGGAAACTTCTTTTCCGGTAGTATTCCTGTTGAACTCGGCCAACTTACTGCTCTTCAGATTGCCCTCAACATCAGTCATAACAATCTCACCGGCTTGATTCCGAGCAGTCTGGGGAACCTGCGGATGCTTGAATCACTTTATTTGAATGATAATCAGCTGAGTGGTGAAATTCCGACCTCCATAGGAGTGCTTCCGAGCCTAATGGAATGCAACCTTTCTAATAATAATCTTGCCGGTGTGGTGCCAAACACCCCAGCATTCCAAAAGATGGATGCTAGTAATTTTGGTGGAAACAATGGCCTATGTGTATTAGGCTCAAATCATTGCCATTTATTTCCAAGCCCATCATCTGCTCCAAATCCAGGCTGGTTGAAGGAAACTTCTGAGAAGGAAAAAATAGTGACCATTGTTTCATTCTGTATCGGAGTGATCTCCTTAACCTTCATCGTGGCAGTTTGCTGGGTTATGAGGAGCCAGAGATCCACTTTTGCTTCACTTGAAGACCAACTGAAAACTGACGACTTGGATAGCTATTACTTTCCGAAAGAAGGTTTCAGCTATCAGGACCTTGTGGAAGCTACTGGGAATTTTTCAGACACGGCTATTGTGGGAAAGGGTGCGTGCGGGGTTGTCTACAAGGCAGTAATGACTGGTGGTGAGGTGATTGCAGTTAAAAAGTTGAAGTCGCGTGGAGAAGGAGCTAGTGCCGACAACAGTTTTCGTGCCGAAATATCGACTCTTGGGACAATTAGGcacaaaaatattgtgaaactaTATGGCTTCTGTTACCACCAGGACAACAATCTTATCTTATATGAGTACATGGCTAATGGGAGCCTTGGGGAAGTGCTCCATGGGAACGAGACGGCTGGTATGCTTGACTGGGATGCGCGATATAGAATTGCTCTTGGAGCTGCAGAGGGATTGTGCTATCTTCACTACGACTGTAAGCCCCAAATTATACATCGTgacataaaatcaaataatatctTGCTGGATGAATATTTTGAGGCACATGTAGGAGATTTTGGCTTAGCAAAGTTGATCGACTTCTCCTTGTCGAAATCCATGTCGGCTGTAGCTGGTTCATATGGATACATTGCCCCTG AATATGCTTACACAATGAAGGTGACAGAGAAGTGTGACATCTATAGTTTTGGAGTAGTTCTACTAGAACTAATCACGGGAAAGTCTCCAGTTCAACCCCTAGAGCAAGGAGGCGACCTGGTAACATGGGTGAGGAGATCAATTCAGAAATTAGAGATAGCATCTCAGATATTCGACCAACGTATAGATCTTAGTTCCAAACGGACAATTGAAGAGATGTCTTTAGTTCTCAAAATTGCATTGTTCTGCACCAGCACGTCGCCTCTCAATCGGCCGACCATGCGAGAAGTCATTGCCATGCTGATTGATGCCAGAGAAGGAGTCACCACTTCACTGCCATCCCCAACATCAGAAACGCCTTTAGATGGAGAAGATTTTTGCTAA